Part of the bacterium genome, CTCGGACTTTGCTCTGGGTGAGGTTGATCATATTAAAGGAAGGATAAAATCATTTCAGGGCAAAGAGATTGATTATAACCTGCTGGTAGCTATTCCTCCTACCGAAGGAGCAGAGGTGATTGAGGAATCGGGGCTGGGTAATGGTGTTGGCTATATTCGTACGGATAAACAGACCCTTAAAGCTATCGGCTATGACAATATCTATTCTATTGGTGATGGCACAGACCTGCCTACCTCAAAGGCTGGTTCTGTAGCCCATTTTGAGTCTGAGGTAATGGCGGAGAACCTGTTAAGTGAAATAAAAGGCCAGGCACCTACAGCCAAATTTGACGGGCACTCTAACTGCTTTATTGAGTCTGGTTTTAACAAAGCCCTGCTTATTGATTTTAACTATAAGGTAGAACCCTTGCCAGGTAAGTTTCCGTTTCCTCTGCTGGGACCATTTTCATTACTGAAGGAAACACGGATAAATCACTGGGGTAAACTTGCCTTCCGTTGGGCATATTGGAATCAACTCCTCCCAGGTAAGATACCAGGAGAACCGATAATCACTAACCATTGTAGTCCCAGAGGCAAAAATATCTCCCTGCTTAAAGAAGGTCCAGCTTTGTTTGGAGTCTAAGCTTATTTGTGAACAAATCTCAAAAAAGGGAAATCATTATTGATTGATTTCAATTACAGAATAGAATCAACTTAGACACTCAGACACCAGACTACCTGAACGGTTACTGGTCTGGGGTCTTTCTGAGGAGGAAACTATAAATGGCTAATCTTTTAGTTGTCTGCACCTGTGGATTAGACGATCCAAACCGCGCCTCATTAGCATTTTTAACCGCCAAAGCGGCTAAAGAAAATAAAGATGAAGTAACTATCTTTTTGGCTAATGATGGGGTTATTTTTGCTAAACAAGGCATTGCCCAACAAGAAACCATTCAAGGAGTTGGATTGGCAGGGTTCAGTGATGCCTTTGAGATATGCCAGATTCTCAAGATTCCTATGCTGGTTTGCAAACCCTGTGCTGAAGTTAGAGGGATTAAGGAAGAGGAATTGGTTGAAGGGGCAAAGTTCTCTGGGGTCTATGACCTGGCAAAATTAGCTGCCAGGATGAATACTATTTCTTTCTGAATGAGAGGTGTAGTTATGACCAAAGTTGGTATTATTGCTTGCAAATTGCGCTGGGATATGGGCTGTGCTAAATATAGTTCACATGTGAATTGCTTTCTTGCCTGTATGAATAAAAAAGGTAATTTTACAGAATTAGATAATCCAGTAATCGTAGCTTTTGCTTCCTGCAACGGTTGTCCGGGTAAAGGTAGATTTGAAAAGGCTGAGGTAATGAAAACGGAAGTTAAGGTAGATGTAATCATGCTTGCTTCCTGCTGCTACAAACCACCAAAATGCAGATATATTGACCAAAGTGCCCAGGATATTGAGGAGAAGCTAAAGATAAGAGTAGTGAAGGGAACTATTGCCAGAGAAGAGTAATCAGAGTAGTTTTTAAAACTAATACTCGATATTCAAGTTTTTTTAAGATTAAGTGGTTTATCCTTTTTTAACCGCAAAGAACGCAAAGAAATTAACCGCAAAGAACGCAAAGATTATAGTGCTCTGTTAAATTGAATTTGCATGTTACTTAGGTAATCGGTAATCAGTAATCGGAGATAACAGTCCATTGTTTTCTCTTCACCGATAACCTGATAACCGATAACTTTCTAAACATAGCAAAGCAAACTTAATAAAACAATAGGTTGTTCACCACCTTATTTTCCTTCCTTTGCGTCCTTTGCGAAACCTTCCTTTGTGCTCTTTGCGGTTAAATCTTTATACCTTT contains:
- a CDS encoding FAD/NAD(P)-binding oxidoreductase; the encoded protein is TMSAYHLRKKLSERDWQITIIDKNQMHYYQPGFIFLPFRFKGYRELPDISKPIRSLLPKGVDFVSTEITEIDTSNNQVKTKAGNFDYDWLISSLGCRIIPEDIEGMREGYEKNVFDFYTPDGAIKLQRALERFEKGKLVFNIAEYPIKCPVAPIEFVFLADYYFHKRGIRHKIEIELVTPLTGAFTKPIASQVFGEIAKKKGIKITSDFALGEVDHIKGRIKSFQGKEIDYNLLVAIPPTEGAEVIEESGLGNGVGYIRTDKQTLKAIGYDNIYSIGDGTDLPTSKAGSVAHFESEVMAENLLSEIKGQAPTAKFDGHSNCFIESGFNKALLIDFNYKVEPLPGKFPFPLLGPFSLLKETRINHWGKLAFRWAYWNQLLPGKIPGEPIITNHCSPRGKNISLLKEGPALFGV
- a CDS encoding DsrE family protein, which produces MANLLVVCTCGLDDPNRASLAFLTAKAAKENKDEVTIFLANDGVIFAKQGIAQQETIQGVGLAGFSDAFEICQILKIPMLVCKPCAEVRGIKEEELVEGAKFSGVYDLAKLAARMNTISF
- a CDS encoding CGGC domain-containing protein, whose protein sequence is MTKVGIIACKLRWDMGCAKYSSHVNCFLACMNKKGNFTELDNPVIVAFASCNGCPGKGRFEKAEVMKTEVKVDVIMLASCCYKPPKCRYIDQSAQDIEEKLKIRVVKGTIAREE